Proteins co-encoded in one Opitutus terrae PB90-1 genomic window:
- a CDS encoding HNH endonuclease, with protein MRFDKVYGKIGAGFIEVHRLRPVSRPVDSADPVKELIPLCSNCHRMIHRRSPALSVAELRECLDLRGAAKSDGAAI; from the coding sequence ATGCGGTTCGACAAGGTCTACGGCAAGATCGGTGCCGGTTTCATCGAGGTTCATCGCTTAAGACCGGTTTCTAGGCCGGTAGACTCTGCTGATCCTGTGAAAGAATTGATTCCACTGTGTTCAAACTGTCACCGGATGATTCATCGCAGATCGCCGGCCTTGTCGGTCGCAGAGTTAAGGGAATGCTTGGACCTTAGGGGTGCAGCCAAGTCTGACGGGGCAGCCATCTAG
- a CDS encoding DUF2235 domain-containing protein: MKNLIVTCDGTWNTADQKQDDIPAPTNVVRLYNALAKQDAASNEQRKYYHPGVGTEGSKLERLGGGAYGLGISRNIMSGYRWLADHYETGDQIFLFGFSRGAYTARSLGGFIGCCGLPDLAGLSPADAWKRVEQAYHTVYRVKPAERPPISWPVLSPGAGQTKIPLQFIGVWDTVGALGVPDDLALLNLLDDPTKWQFHDTTLGDHVRFARHAVAIDELRASFTPTFWTDDHDRPLNDGTRVRQLWFPGVHSDVGGGYAQCGLSDLALAWMIDEAATAGLAFLPSYRAQIKPDPRGLLHDSLGGAFKALHSRPRNRPRLTPDAPDYHPSAWDRDEAPPITQSPYHHPSVALQVGQSSEPIDVYARNHWNETGLFLEDGATYEFTAKGEWVDKSIPCGPAGTNDGKFHLGEVVQLAGTLLGKLESGFRKVSGNAEADLIGTRRAEEHPWFALLGAIANDGPQQGKNPSPDGSPYPHQTFLIGSGPTRLTLKPTEAGYLYAFANDAWHFYENNRGSVTLTVKRVA, translated from the coding sequence ATGAAAAACCTGATCGTTACGTGCGACGGCACGTGGAACACCGCTGACCAGAAACAGGACGACATCCCCGCGCCGACCAACGTTGTGCGCCTCTACAACGCGCTCGCCAAACAGGACGCCGCCAGCAACGAGCAGCGCAAGTATTACCACCCTGGCGTGGGCACCGAGGGCTCGAAGCTCGAACGGCTCGGCGGCGGCGCCTACGGCCTCGGCATCAGCCGCAACATCATGAGCGGCTACCGCTGGCTCGCCGATCACTACGAGACGGGCGACCAGATCTTCCTTTTTGGGTTCAGCCGCGGCGCCTACACCGCGCGCAGCCTCGGCGGATTCATCGGCTGCTGCGGACTGCCCGACCTCGCCGGACTTTCACCGGCCGACGCTTGGAAGCGCGTCGAGCAGGCCTACCACACCGTGTATCGCGTGAAGCCCGCCGAGCGCCCGCCCATCTCGTGGCCGGTGCTTTCTCCCGGCGCCGGGCAGACGAAAATCCCGCTTCAGTTTATTGGCGTGTGGGACACCGTCGGCGCGCTCGGCGTGCCGGACGATCTCGCGCTGCTCAACCTGCTGGACGATCCGACGAAGTGGCAGTTTCACGACACCACGCTCGGCGATCACGTGCGCTTCGCGCGGCATGCCGTCGCGATCGACGAGCTGCGCGCGAGCTTCACGCCCACGTTTTGGACCGACGACCACGATCGTCCGCTCAATGACGGGACTCGCGTGCGGCAACTCTGGTTTCCCGGCGTGCACAGCGACGTCGGCGGCGGCTACGCGCAATGCGGACTTTCGGACCTCGCGCTCGCGTGGATGATCGACGAGGCCGCGACCGCGGGCCTCGCATTCCTGCCGTCCTATCGCGCGCAGATCAAACCCGATCCCCGCGGTCTCCTGCACGATTCCCTCGGCGGCGCGTTCAAAGCCCTGCACTCGCGGCCGCGCAACCGCCCGCGCCTGACCCCCGACGCGCCCGATTACCACCCGAGCGCTTGGGATCGCGACGAAGCGCCGCCAATCACGCAGTCACCTTATCATCACCCGAGCGTCGCGCTGCAGGTCGGCCAGAGCAGCGAGCCCATCGACGTCTACGCGCGCAATCACTGGAACGAAACCGGGCTCTTCCTCGAGGACGGCGCCACCTACGAGTTCACGGCGAAGGGTGAATGGGTGGACAAGAGCATCCCCTGCGGACCAGCAGGCACCAACGACGGCAAGTTTCACCTTGGCGAGGTGGTCCAGCTCGCGGGCACGCTGCTAGGCAAACTCGAGTCGGGCTTCCGCAAAGTCAGCGGCAACGCCGAAGCCGACTTGATCGGCACGCGTCGCGCCGAGGAGCACCCGTGGTTCGCGCTGCTGGGCGCGATCGCCAACGACGGTCCGCAACAAGGCAAGAATCCCAGTCCCGACGGCTCGCCGTATCCGCACCAGACTTTCCTAATCGGGAGCGGCCCGACGCGGCTTACGCTGAAGCCGACCGAGGCCGGCTACCTCTATGCGTTCGCGAACGACGCGTGGCATTTTTATGAAAACAACCGCGGCAGCGTGACACTCACGGTGAAGCGCGTTGCGTGA
- a CDS encoding restriction endonuclease: MSTVSQGKAFELDVVQLLELKGYKVTRNNLINGTQIDIVASRNDLLENTTLVVECTDRDAAVGVDLVKEKSAVLLSLRGGKSHFRLMFVARNGFSAEAKTFADSQPDTLLLTFAQLENLLVDFTPYVNWYRSHYERSLGVFKDAKLIDRYVDLSGRDEKGQLIASLDSFAREWLANEKNNLLFLLGDYGAGKTSFSRQFAYRLLREKFDEHGTGRYTPLLISLRDSHGQLDLKRLLLESLTNLYGVELQSFMAFERLCATGRVLVLLDGFDEMTERSDFKTITDAFQQIYLFAALDAKIILTCRSNFFRSHADVIELLRQFSISVPTKSDGRSLELPLKDQGKLVYVEKLNDAQIRAFIAKRFGGQSDEILASIRRIHDLSDLCTRPVLLDMILSTLPELERLKRKINSAALYQHYTDRWTMRDQWRVTIPLKVRTIFCESLAWLMHCANATAISSATLETTMVAALGPIAGKNRDDLAKFQNDIQTCSFLVRVGEKDEFRFAHKSFSEFFVARKLVADLMAGTEVQRADTTGVSASPSHVVEKKRTGTHQPTEKRPDILRVNVTDFVIDAPVTLTFNSGGGKYSLFENIRASLNDRLRSTDFFQAMHVQELSHQWPYISSDTAVRSHLEAEIRAIFAKQWRSSLPEDITISEEIATFALEHMGAKPDAFAVIVAKLRTARSIDVFSDLVRLSKSADWVQQNASALRDYVRNGKYEQLKTAAAAALARHPEPLTLEFVREIKTSLPEGGWSYFLFQLAEDGPRYADVLGALSLDETIAPVDRVICLYGLGGQLPSDKNHERLARLVVQLLRSKQSSEQRLATRVFSTFTPEQRLAILAEGFKDPDPGLRKILLALTNAELEGIDWRRIRALAVAEQNAEIRKEIYALEETIRNFESERQNRASWDRSKNSRNLRESLWQSRLR; the protein is encoded by the coding sequence ATGAGCACCGTTTCCCAAGGCAAAGCCTTTGAACTGGATGTTGTCCAGCTATTGGAACTCAAAGGGTATAAGGTTACGCGAAACAACCTGATCAACGGCACCCAGATCGACATCGTAGCCAGTCGAAACGATCTGTTGGAAAACACCACGTTAGTCGTCGAATGCACGGACCGCGATGCCGCCGTGGGCGTCGACCTCGTGAAAGAAAAGTCCGCAGTGCTCCTTTCGCTTCGCGGAGGTAAATCGCATTTTCGACTGATGTTTGTTGCGCGAAATGGTTTTTCCGCGGAGGCGAAAACTTTTGCGGATTCTCAGCCCGACACTCTCCTGCTTACGTTCGCTCAACTCGAAAACCTCCTGGTTGATTTCACGCCTTACGTGAACTGGTACCGAAGCCACTACGAGCGATCTCTAGGTGTTTTCAAAGACGCGAAGTTGATTGATCGTTACGTCGATCTGAGTGGAAGGGATGAGAAAGGCCAGTTGATCGCATCGCTTGACAGTTTCGCCCGCGAATGGCTCGCGAACGAAAAGAACAACCTACTTTTCCTTTTGGGAGACTATGGTGCTGGTAAGACGTCATTTTCCCGGCAGTTTGCGTATCGCCTCCTCCGCGAGAAATTTGACGAGCACGGCACCGGGCGATACACGCCGCTTCTTATCAGTCTGCGCGACTCTCACGGGCAGCTTGACCTAAAACGCCTTCTTCTCGAGTCGCTGACAAATCTCTACGGCGTGGAATTGCAGTCGTTCATGGCCTTCGAGCGACTCTGCGCCACCGGACGCGTCCTCGTACTCCTCGACGGTTTCGATGAGATGACGGAACGATCAGACTTCAAGACGATCACGGACGCATTTCAGCAAATTTACCTCTTTGCAGCTCTGGATGCTAAAATCATCCTGACCTGCCGTTCTAATTTTTTCCGCAGTCACGCCGATGTCATCGAACTGCTTCGGCAATTCTCAATTTCAGTCCCGACAAAGAGCGACGGGCGTTCGTTGGAGTTGCCACTCAAAGACCAAGGCAAGCTGGTCTACGTCGAGAAGCTAAATGATGCGCAGATTCGCGCTTTTATCGCCAAGAGATTCGGAGGTCAAAGCGACGAGATACTAGCATCGATTCGACGAATTCACGATCTATCAGATCTTTGCACGCGCCCAGTCCTGCTAGACATGATTCTGTCGACTTTGCCGGAATTGGAACGACTTAAGAGAAAGATCAATTCCGCGGCGCTTTATCAGCATTACACCGATCGCTGGACAATGCGCGACCAATGGCGGGTCACCATTCCACTCAAGGTTCGAACCATTTTTTGCGAATCGCTTGCTTGGTTGATGCATTGTGCGAACGCGACTGCCATTTCATCAGCCACCTTGGAGACCACCATGGTTGCTGCTTTAGGACCTATAGCCGGGAAAAATAGAGACGACCTTGCGAAGTTTCAAAACGATATCCAGACGTGCTCGTTTCTCGTACGCGTCGGAGAAAAAGACGAATTCCGGTTTGCGCACAAGTCGTTCAGCGAGTTCTTCGTTGCTCGTAAGCTGGTGGCTGACCTTATGGCTGGAACCGAGGTACAGCGGGCTGATACCACAGGAGTCTCCGCATCACCTAGTCACGTCGTAGAGAAGAAGAGGACGGGAACTCACCAGCCTACCGAAAAGCGTCCCGACATCCTCCGGGTAAACGTCACGGACTTCGTCATCGATGCTCCCGTCACGCTGACGTTCAATAGTGGAGGCGGCAAATATTCTCTATTCGAAAACATTCGCGCTTCTCTTAACGATCGGCTCCGCTCGACCGATTTCTTCCAGGCCATGCATGTGCAGGAGCTTTCACATCAATGGCCGTACATTTCGTCAGACACTGCCGTTCGCTCCCATTTGGAGGCAGAGATCCGTGCAATTTTCGCAAAACAATGGCGGAGCTCGCTTCCTGAAGATATTACAATCTCCGAAGAGATCGCAACGTTCGCGCTAGAGCACATGGGCGCTAAGCCCGACGCGTTTGCCGTTATAGTAGCAAAACTTAGAACGGCCCGCAGTATTGATGTATTTTCCGATTTGGTTCGGCTCTCAAAGAGCGCGGATTGGGTGCAGCAAAACGCGAGCGCACTCCGGGACTATGTCAGGAATGGTAAGTACGAGCAGCTGAAGACTGCCGCTGCCGCTGCGCTAGCCAGGCACCCTGAGCCACTGACGCTGGAATTTGTAAGAGAGATCAAAACGTCACTCCCCGAAGGAGGCTGGAGTTACTTTTTGTTTCAGCTAGCCGAGGATGGTCCGCGCTATGCCGACGTCCTTGGAGCCTTGTCGCTAGACGAGACCATCGCGCCGGTCGATCGGGTAATCTGCTTGTATGGGCTCGGCGGGCAATTGCCTTCCGACAAGAATCACGAACGGCTCGCTCGACTAGTTGTTCAGTTGCTGCGCTCAAAGCAGTCCAGCGAGCAACGCCTAGCCACCCGCGTTTTTAGCACATTCACACCCGAACAGCGCCTCGCAATCTTGGCTGAAGGGTTCAAAGATCCAGATCCTGGCTTGCGCAAGATTCTACTTGCTCTCACGAATGCCGAACTGGAGGGGATTGACTGGCGTCGAATTCGAGCGCTCGCGGTCGCGGAGCAAAACGCTGAGATTCGGAAAGAAATATATGCGCTTGAGGAAACAATCCGCAATTTCGAGAGCGAGAGACAGAATCGCGCCAGTTGGGACCGTTCCAAAAATTCACGCAATCTACGCGAGTCACTTTGGCAATCACGGTTGAGGTGA
- a CDS encoding carbohydrate kinase family protein, with protein sequence MSTALQRSLPLREMPVSVGTGFLALDMLLLGKDRVKANALYAGGSCGNVLSILAHLEWESYPVARLGTDRMAEDVLSDLERSGVRTDFVLRSDTGATPVVVVRIAERRDGTVGPRFEWKHPASGDWLPSYRPFPKTMAQEMVHGLPEASVFYFDRAEPSALVMAEGLRDQGAVVFFEPSSCKDDDLFTECLAVSDIVKYSADRIPQVPRSPASRSPRLEIQTLGRRGLRYRLKSGDTNPGSWRELAAFTVQNAIDATGCGDWCSAGIIHHLCQAGRMHFLKLDEAAIVAALNYGQALAAINCRYHGARGPMYELSRRELDVQVKAVLSQKIYYSQIRA encoded by the coding sequence ATGTCCACCGCTCTCCAACGCTCTCTCCCTCTCCGTGAGATGCCGGTGTCAGTAGGAACTGGCTTCCTCGCGCTGGACATGCTGCTCCTTGGTAAGGACCGCGTAAAGGCTAACGCGCTCTACGCGGGAGGTTCCTGCGGGAACGTGCTAAGTATTTTGGCGCATCTTGAATGGGAATCTTACCCTGTTGCACGCCTCGGCACTGATCGTATGGCTGAGGACGTTCTCAGCGACCTTGAGCGGTCGGGTGTCCGGACAGATTTCGTCCTGCGCTCCGACACTGGCGCGACGCCGGTCGTCGTCGTGCGCATTGCCGAACGGCGCGATGGCACGGTTGGACCTCGATTCGAATGGAAGCATCCGGCTTCGGGAGACTGGCTACCAAGTTATCGTCCGTTTCCGAAGACGATGGCACAGGAGATGGTGCACGGTTTGCCGGAAGCCAGTGTGTTTTACTTTGACCGCGCCGAGCCGAGCGCGCTCGTGATGGCTGAAGGGCTGCGGGATCAAGGAGCCGTCGTGTTCTTCGAGCCATCTTCCTGCAAGGACGATGATTTATTCACTGAATGTTTGGCCGTGTCGGACATTGTCAAATACTCCGCTGACCGGATTCCGCAGGTGCCGCGCAGCCCCGCTTCCCGTTCACCGCGTTTGGAGATCCAGACGCTTGGCCGCCGCGGTCTTCGATACCGCCTAAAGTCCGGCGATACGAATCCGGGATCTTGGCGCGAGCTTGCGGCCTTCACCGTGCAAAATGCCATTGATGCCACGGGTTGCGGAGATTGGTGCAGCGCCGGGATTATCCACCACCTCTGTCAAGCGGGACGCATGCATTTTCTCAAGCTAGATGAGGCTGCGATTGTGGCCGCTCTGAACTATGGCCAGGCACTCGCTGCGATTAATTGCCGATATCACGGCGCTCGTGGGCCGATGTATGAGCTAAGCCGACGTGAGTTGGACGTCCAAGTGAAGGCCGTGTTGTCGCAGAAGATTTATTACAGCCAAATTCGAGCCTGA
- a CDS encoding sucrose-6F-phosphate phosphohydrolase, which produces MGKSFSRELLQVPSTFDWASQVNADSLSSFFAEAKGRPLVIVGAGGSFTAAELARLLHERRGAFAVAHTPLSFLESKTDLRGAHVLIFTAGGSNPDVVATYDAAAAREPLGIFVVCARRKSKIELRASRSERTRVLVEPPPTGRDGYLATNSLIGFLALTLRALGHALPDHAAVNRALRISDFPELPQRAGVVNVVVLYGDWGRPAAIDLESKLSEAGLGSVMLADYRHFAHGRHNWINKRGESTYVVALVTPESENIAEKTISLLPRSTRVLRLLSRESGAAAVLPLLLRVFALTAWFGKEVGIDPGRPGIPGYGSRIYHLGPQRERVLSDSNVVSVERKLSARGTLDSAEDHKAVIAAGDTFSRRLEQTEFGAVVTDFDGTMIAPGQSGAANLSVPVATFLTSLLRRKVVLYFATGRGDSIAHILRRSLDKKFHSRILVGYYNGGLTQALSDGVPAPEKADHYPALEALRRELMGDPILARQVEPENKGFQLTVKARGAIDYAAAAAVIREVVASYSAHAMRVVESSHSLDVIPQSSNKLNGVAFVQKQIDPALAVLTFGDRGALGGNDFDLLTHPYSLSVDTVSARLGSCWNLAPAGCRNVAGLLYYARWLTVEQERFTLSIR; this is translated from the coding sequence ATGGGCAAGTCATTTTCCAGAGAACTGCTTCAGGTTCCATCCACGTTTGACTGGGCGTCGCAGGTGAATGCTGACTCTCTGAGCAGCTTCTTCGCTGAAGCCAAAGGAAGGCCGCTCGTCATCGTCGGCGCGGGCGGCTCGTTCACCGCTGCAGAGTTGGCCCGACTGTTGCACGAGCGTCGGGGTGCTTTCGCTGTGGCGCATACGCCGTTGTCTTTCCTTGAGTCGAAAACCGACCTGCGTGGTGCCCATGTCCTGATCTTCACTGCCGGCGGCAGCAATCCCGACGTGGTTGCTACGTACGATGCAGCAGCGGCCCGCGAGCCCCTCGGGATCTTCGTGGTCTGCGCGCGGCGTAAGTCAAAAATAGAGCTGCGGGCGTCTCGCTCCGAGCGCACACGCGTTCTTGTCGAACCTCCCCCTACCGGTCGAGATGGATACCTCGCCACAAATTCGCTCATAGGATTTCTCGCACTAACACTTCGCGCTTTAGGCCATGCGTTACCGGATCACGCTGCAGTCAATCGTGCCTTGAGAATCTCAGATTTTCCCGAGCTGCCCCAAAGAGCTGGTGTGGTGAACGTAGTCGTGCTGTACGGTGACTGGGGGAGACCCGCAGCAATCGACTTGGAGTCAAAACTGAGCGAAGCTGGGCTGGGCAGTGTGATGCTGGCAGACTACCGGCACTTCGCCCACGGCCGACACAACTGGATTAATAAACGTGGAGAGTCTACGTACGTCGTTGCGCTCGTTACACCGGAATCGGAAAACATCGCGGAGAAAACGATTTCGCTGCTTCCAAGGTCGACCCGCGTGCTTCGTCTGCTGAGCCGAGAGTCAGGAGCAGCCGCAGTCCTTCCCTTGCTGTTGCGTGTGTTTGCGTTGACTGCTTGGTTCGGCAAGGAAGTAGGCATCGATCCTGGCCGGCCGGGCATCCCAGGATACGGCAGCCGCATCTATCACCTAGGGCCACAACGCGAGCGCGTGCTCAGCGACTCCAATGTGGTCAGCGTCGAACGGAAGCTATCAGCACGCGGTACGCTGGACAGTGCGGAGGATCACAAAGCGGTCATAGCCGCCGGAGATACATTTTCCCGCCGCCTTGAGCAGACGGAGTTTGGTGCTGTCGTGACAGATTTCGATGGCACGATGATTGCGCCGGGGCAGAGCGGTGCTGCGAATCTATCGGTGCCGGTAGCGACATTCTTGACAAGTCTGCTCCGACGGAAGGTCGTGTTGTACTTTGCGACCGGTCGCGGAGATTCGATCGCCCATATCCTCCGGCGTTCTCTCGACAAAAAATTCCACTCACGGATTCTCGTTGGATATTACAACGGGGGGCTCACGCAGGCGCTCAGCGACGGTGTGCCAGCACCGGAGAAAGCAGATCACTATCCAGCTCTGGAAGCACTCCGGCGCGAGTTGATGGGCGATCCGATCCTTGCTCGGCAGGTTGAACCGGAGAACAAGGGGTTTCAGCTGACTGTGAAAGCACGTGGCGCTATTGACTATGCCGCCGCAGCTGCAGTTATCCGCGAAGTCGTGGCGAGCTACAGTGCTCATGCGATGCGCGTCGTGGAGTCTAGTCACTCCCTCGACGTTATCCCGCAATCGAGCAACAAGCTTAACGGAGTGGCCTTCGTCCAAAAACAAATCGATCCAGCGCTAGCGGTCTTAACCTTTGGCGATCGCGGTGCGCTCGGAGGAAACGATTTCGATCTGCTCACGCATCCGTATTCGCTAAGTGTCGACACAGTATCAGCTCGGCTTGGCAGCTGCTGGAATCTAGCACCGGCCGGTTGCCGAAATGTCGCGGGACTCCTCTACTATGCGCGATGGCTCACTGTCGAGCAGGAGAGGTTTACGCTTTCAATCCGCTAG
- a CDS encoding MBL fold metallo-hydrolase RNA specificity domain-containing protein produces the protein MRITLLGAAGGEVTGSSYLVETSRAKILVDCGLFQGGPQADALNRAAMPDACRALDAVVLTHAHLDHTGRLPLLTRAGFAGPVFATPATVDMTGLILRDAAKIQAQDAERHNRRRERAGEPPFVPLYSVADAEQIISQLRAAPYREPVSVAPGIQVRFVEAGHMLGSASLQLLVDDGGQRRTVVFSGDLGPKSAPILREFEPFTQADLVFCESTYGDHDHQQFAQTVTEFIAILRDAIAGGGKVLVPTFAVGRAQLLTALLAWAFRHKELKPFPAFLDSPMAIEASRIYDKHGELFDDEMVAFLRERPIRHDLSTLRMTATADESRAINAVPGPCLIMAGAGMCTAGRILHHLRHNLWSPQAHVIIVGYQGRGTLGRQLVDGATRVSIFGEPIVVRAKIHTLGGFSAHAGQTDLLAWMSALAPVKPRVVLTHGEDQPRTTLAALIKERFGLVPHLPAIGEIIEL, from the coding sequence ATGCGCATCACTCTCCTGGGTGCCGCCGGCGGCGAAGTCACCGGCTCCTCCTACCTCGTCGAAACCTCCCGCGCGAAAATTCTCGTCGATTGCGGGCTGTTCCAAGGAGGCCCGCAGGCTGATGCGCTGAACCGCGCCGCGATGCCCGACGCTTGTCGCGCACTCGATGCCGTGGTGCTGACGCACGCCCACCTCGATCACACCGGCCGGCTCCCGCTGCTCACGCGCGCCGGTTTCGCGGGCCCGGTGTTCGCGACCCCCGCTACCGTGGACATGACCGGCCTCATCCTGCGCGACGCCGCGAAGATCCAAGCGCAGGACGCCGAGCGCCACAACCGGAGGCGTGAACGTGCCGGCGAGCCGCCGTTCGTGCCGCTCTATTCTGTCGCGGATGCTGAACAGATCATCAGTCAGCTCCGCGCCGCTCCCTATCGCGAGCCGGTGAGCGTCGCACCCGGCATTCAGGTTCGCTTCGTCGAAGCCGGGCACATGCTGGGTTCGGCAAGTCTGCAACTGCTGGTCGACGACGGCGGGCAGCGGCGCACCGTGGTGTTCTCTGGCGACCTCGGCCCGAAGAGCGCGCCGATCCTTCGTGAGTTCGAACCCTTCACGCAGGCGGACCTCGTCTTCTGCGAGTCGACCTACGGTGATCACGATCACCAGCAGTTCGCCCAAACCGTCACGGAGTTCATCGCGATTCTTCGGGATGCGATCGCCGGCGGCGGCAAGGTGCTCGTGCCAACCTTCGCGGTCGGCCGGGCGCAACTGCTCACCGCGCTGCTCGCGTGGGCGTTTCGGCACAAGGAACTGAAGCCGTTTCCCGCGTTTCTCGACAGCCCGATGGCGATCGAGGCGTCACGCATCTACGACAAGCACGGCGAGCTGTTCGACGACGAGATGGTCGCGTTCCTGCGCGAACGGCCGATCCGTCACGATCTGAGCACGCTGCGGATGACCGCGACCGCCGACGAATCGCGCGCGATCAACGCCGTGCCCGGCCCGTGCCTCATCATGGCCGGAGCCGGCATGTGCACCGCTGGACGGATTCTGCATCACCTCCGGCACAACCTGTGGAGCCCGCAGGCACACGTCATCATCGTCGGCTATCAGGGCCGCGGCACGCTCGGCCGGCAACTCGTCGACGGCGCGACGCGCGTCTCGATTTTCGGCGAACCGATCGTCGTCCGCGCGAAGATCCACACGCTCGGGGGATTCAGCGCGCATGCCGGACAAACGGATCTGCTCGCCTGGATGTCCGCGCTCGCGCCCGTGAAGCCTCGCGTGGTCCTGACGCACGGTGAAGATCAGCCGCGCACGACGCTCGCCGCTCTGATCAAGGAGCGCTTCGGACTCGTGCCGCATCTCCCCGCCATCGGCGAAATCATCGAGCTGTAG
- a CDS encoding phosphoribosyltransferase-like protein, with translation MKESLAERLLARVMDWQAEDVARERPTLQAMAAYKYDEYQQFSPGLRFVESLALWLNDLKDPAHKKEAYRFVKDRLIFFSTAEMHHLVSIAYPDFIRPRLLQRVATENGLNPYHLGRIADSQAFRIHERSCLFLGLSDGARTDVFRRTNEDTIDHEQVLQTYEIKKQRVGKLLNKLRSKLAKSIAPGMPAIEKAQFRTMVLLDDFSASGTSYLREENGHYDGKLNELALDIVNPQSDTAQLMDCSRAHVLVVLYIATEQALKHIEAALSKVWQGYNVTFDVLAVHPLAESIRIKRGDPLDALLDEYYDKDRMEDSHTEKGGQGVKYGYAGCGLPVVLAHNSPNNSIFPIWNSKGRLRALFPRVSRHKQP, from the coding sequence ATGAAGGAATCTTTAGCGGAACGACTGCTTGCGCGGGTGATGGACTGGCAGGCCGAAGATGTGGCCCGTGAACGACCGACACTGCAGGCAATGGCCGCATACAAGTACGACGAGTATCAGCAGTTTTCGCCAGGCCTGCGGTTCGTCGAAAGCCTCGCGCTTTGGCTCAACGACCTCAAAGATCCAGCACACAAAAAGGAAGCCTATCGGTTCGTGAAAGACCGTCTGATTTTCTTCTCGACGGCGGAGATGCACCACTTGGTGAGTATTGCGTACCCGGATTTCATCCGGCCGCGATTGTTGCAACGCGTAGCCACTGAGAACGGGCTGAACCCATACCATCTCGGACGGATTGCCGACAGCCAAGCGTTCCGCATCCACGAGCGCTCATGCTTGTTTCTTGGCCTAAGCGATGGTGCTCGTACGGACGTCTTCCGGCGCACGAACGAGGACACAATCGACCACGAGCAGGTCCTTCAAACGTACGAAATTAAGAAGCAGCGTGTGGGCAAACTGCTTAATAAGCTAAGAAGCAAACTTGCGAAATCCATTGCGCCCGGAATGCCCGCCATCGAAAAAGCGCAGTTCCGCACGATGGTACTACTCGATGACTTTTCGGCGAGCGGAACGAGTTACTTGCGCGAGGAAAATGGGCACTATGATGGCAAGCTGAACGAACTCGCACTCGACATCGTTAACCCGCAGAGCGACACGGCGCAACTCATGGACTGCTCACGTGCACACGTTCTGGTCGTGCTCTATATTGCAACCGAGCAGGCGCTCAAACACATTGAGGCCGCACTGAGCAAAGTGTGGCAGGGGTACAATGTGACGTTCGATGTGCTCGCCGTTCATCCCCTAGCCGAGTCGATTCGCATAAAGCGTGGCGACCCACTCGACGCTCTACTCGACGAGTACTACGATAAAGACCGAATGGAAGACTCGCATACGGAGAAGGGTGGGCAGGGTGTGAAGTATGGCTACGCCGGTTGTGGTCTGCCAGTCGTGCTCGCGCATAATTCTCCGAACAACTCCATATTCCCAATCTGGAACAGCAAGGGCCGCCTTCGCGCGTTGTTTCCTCGGGTGAGCAGGCACAAACAGCCATGA